A window of the Butyricimonas faecalis genome harbors these coding sequences:
- a CDS encoding dihydrofolate reductase: MVLSIIVAAAENNVIGRDNGLIWRLSADLKHFKALTTGHTILMGRKTFESIGRALPNRRNIVISRNPEFEAAGCEVVHSVEEALELTKNEDEVFVTGGGTIYKKLWDRADRLYLTVVHQECEGDTVIPPVDPKVWKEVAREAGKADEKNECDYTFINYERIK; the protein is encoded by the coding sequence ATGGTTTTATCAATAATAGTAGCAGCGGCAGAGAATAATGTTATCGGAAGGGATAACGGGTTGATATGGAGGCTCTCGGCTGATTTGAAACACTTTAAGGCTTTGACCACGGGGCATACGATTCTAATGGGACGGAAGACGTTCGAGTCGATCGGTCGGGCTTTGCCTAACCGGAGAAATATCGTTATATCCCGGAATCCGGAATTCGAGGCCGCGGGATGTGAGGTTGTACATAGTGTGGAGGAGGCTTTGGAATTGACAAAAAATGAAGACGAGGTATTCGTAACCGGGGGCGGGACGATATACAAGAAGTTGTGGGATAGAGCTGACCGCTTGTATCTTACCGTTGTTCACCAAGAATGTGAGGGCGACACCGTGATCCCGCCTGTAGACCCCAAAGTTTGGAAAGAGGTGGCGAGAGAAGCGGGTAAGGCGGATGAGAAAAATGAATGTGATTACACGTTTATAAATTACGAGCGGATAAAATGA
- a CDS encoding thymidylate synthase, with protein sequence MRQYLDLLDRILTEGTVKEDRTGTGTISVFGHQMRFNLEEGFPLLTTKKLHLKSIIYELLWFLNGDTNVKYLHDHGVSIWDEWADENGDLGHIYGYQWRSWPKPDGTALDQIAQVVHDIKHNPNSRRLLVSAWNAGDIENMALPPCHALFQFYVANGKLSCQLYQRSADTFLGVPFNIASYALLTMMMAQVCGLKPGEFVHTLGDTHIYLNHIEQVKLQLTREPRALPRMEINPDVKSIFDFKYEDFTLCDYNPHPHIKGAISV encoded by the coding sequence ATGAGGCAATATTTAGATTTACTGGATAGGATTTTGACGGAGGGGACGGTAAAAGAGGACCGGACGGGGACGGGAACGATCAGCGTGTTCGGTCACCAGATGAGGTTTAATTTGGAAGAAGGTTTTCCTTTACTGACCACGAAAAAGTTGCATTTAAAATCCATTATATACGAGTTGTTGTGGTTCCTGAACGGTGACACGAACGTGAAGTATTTGCATGATCACGGGGTGAGCATCTGGGACGAATGGGCCGACGAGAACGGTGATCTGGGACATATTTACGGGTATCAATGGCGTTCGTGGCCTAAACCGGACGGGACTGCTTTGGATCAGATTGCTCAAGTGGTGCATGACATCAAGCATAATCCGAATTCCCGTCGGTTGCTCGTGAGTGCATGGAATGCGGGGGATATTGAAAATATGGCCTTACCCCCTTGTCACGCGTTATTTCAGTTCTACGTGGCTAACGGAAAATTGTCCTGCCAACTTTATCAACGTAGTGCCGATACCTTTTTAGGCGTGCCGTTTAATATTGCCTCGTATGCTTTGTTGACCATGATGATGGCTCAGGTGTGCGGTTTGAAACCGGGCGAGTTCGTGCATACGTTGGGCGATACGCATATCTACTTGAATCATATCGAGCAGGTGAAATTGCAGTTGACGCGTGAGCCCCGTGCTTTACCCCGGATGGAAATCAACCCGGACGTGAAAAGCATATTTGATTTTAAATACGAGGATTTCACGTTGTGCGATTATAACCCGCATCCGCATATAAAGGGGGCGATATCGGTGTAA
- a CDS encoding O-methyltransferase, which translates to MLEMDAELEQYILAHSEPESEVLAELSRATHLHVLRPRMLSGNLQGQFLKMICRMIGARRVLEIGTYTGYAAISMAAGLEEGGVLHTIDVNDELEDFTRCYMEKSGLQERIVFHVGDACEIIPTLNEVFDLVFIDADKREYSEYYRLVFDKVRSGGMIVADDVLWDGKVADPQVKLDAQTKGILDFNEMVQADSRVENILLPIRHGLMVIRKV; encoded by the coding sequence ATGTTGGAAATGGATGCCGAATTGGAACAATATATACTGGCGCATAGCGAGCCGGAGAGTGAGGTGTTAGCCGAGTTATCGAGGGCGACCCATCTCCATGTTCTGCGTCCGAGGATGTTGTCGGGGAATTTGCAAGGGCAGTTTTTGAAAATGATATGCCGGATGATTGGCGCTCGTCGGGTGCTGGAGATCGGGACCTACACGGGGTATGCCGCTATTTCAATGGCTGCCGGATTGGAGGAGGGGGGAGTGCTGCACACGATTGACGTGAATGACGAGTTGGAAGATTTTACTCGTTGCTACATGGAAAAGAGTGGTTTGCAGGAGCGTATCGTTTTTCACGTGGGAGATGCTTGCGAAATTATTCCCACGCTGAATGAAGTGTTTGACCTGGTGTTTATCGATGCCGATAAACGGGAGTATTCGGAATATTATCGGCTCGTGTTTGATAAAGTGCGGAGTGGGGGAATGATTGTTGCGGATGACGTGTTGTGGGATGGTAAGGTGGCAGATCCGCAAGTGAAATTGGATGCTCAAACCAAAGGTATCCTGGATTTTAATGAAATGGTGCAGGCCGATAGCCGGGTGGAGAATATCCTGTTGCCTATTCGTCACGGGTTAATGGTTATAAGAAAAGTTTAG
- a CDS encoding M16 family metallopeptidase produces MYQTHIFANGLRLIHNYVPNKAAYCGLIINVGSRDEREDELGMAHFIEHVIFKGTEKRKAYHILSRLEDVGGELNAYTTKEDTCVYATFMAKDYERALELFADIVFHSVFPEKEIEKEKDVVLDEINSYKDNPGELIFDDFEELIYTGYPIGRNILGDEASVERISRDMVLDFVKRNYFPNRMVISSVGDIPFEKLVRLVEKYFSPYEVGTPLRTRIKPEIYTPRFVEMDKDTHQSHCIIGNIAYDYTEDNRLALSLLMNLLGGTGMNSRLNLNIREKYGLAYNIEASYTPYSDTGVSMIYFGCDPENAEWCLNLCKKEMRALYEEKLGPLQLKRAKAQMVGQLAISSENYENLMLSIGKSFLIYDKVDSLEDIYTQIEEITPELLIRVAKEIFDVDKQSVLLYK; encoded by the coding sequence ATGTATCAAACACATATATTTGCTAATGGATTAAGGTTAATCCATAACTATGTACCGAATAAGGCCGCTTATTGCGGATTGATTATAAACGTGGGGAGCCGGGATGAACGAGAAGATGAACTGGGGATGGCTCATTTCATTGAACACGTGATTTTCAAAGGTACGGAAAAACGTAAAGCCTATCATATATTAAGCCGTCTGGAGGATGTCGGGGGAGAGTTGAATGCTTATACCACGAAGGAGGACACGTGCGTGTATGCCACGTTTATGGCGAAGGATTACGAGCGTGCGCTGGAATTGTTTGCCGATATCGTGTTCCATTCGGTGTTTCCGGAGAAGGAGATCGAGAAGGAGAAGGACGTGGTGTTGGACGAGATCAATTCGTACAAGGATAACCCGGGTGAGTTGATTTTTGATGATTTTGAGGAACTGATTTATACCGGCTACCCGATCGGACGGAATATTCTGGGTGACGAGGCTTCCGTGGAGAGAATTTCCCGGGATATGGTGCTGGATTTCGTGAAACGTAATTATTTCCCGAACCGGATGGTCATTAGTTCGGTCGGGGATATCCCGTTCGAGAAGTTGGTGCGTTTGGTGGAAAAATATTTTTCGCCTTACGAGGTCGGGACTCCGTTAAGGACTAGGATCAAGCCTGAAATATATACACCCCGATTCGTGGAGATGGATAAGGATACGCACCAAAGTCATTGTATTATAGGGAATATCGCTTACGATTACACGGAGGATAACCGGTTGGCCTTATCGCTGTTGATGAACTTGTTGGGCGGGACGGGGATGAATTCCCGTTTGAATTTGAATATTCGTGAAAAGTATGGTTTGGCTTATAATATTGAGGCTTCCTATACGCCTTATTCGGACACGGGGGTATCGATGATTTATTTCGGGTGTGATCCGGAAAATGCCGAATGGTGTTTGAATTTATGCAAGAAGGAGATGCGGGCCTTGTATGAAGAGAAGCTGGGGCCCTTGCAGTTGAAACGGGCAAAGGCTCAGATGGTGGGGCAACTGGCAATCTCGTCGGAGAATTATGAAAATTTGATGTTGTCGATCGGGAAGAGTTTTTTGATTTACGATAAGGTGGATAGTCTTGAAGATATTTATACCCAGATCGAGGAAATTACTCCGGAATTGCTGATTCGAGTGGCGAAGGAGATTTTTGATGTGGATAAACAATCTGTATTACTATATAAATAA
- a CDS encoding DUF4924 family protein: protein MLIAREKRKSNVAEYILYMWQVEDMLRAMQMDIELVNRNVVSQFGGDDAARKEISDWYDNLIEMMKKEEVVKSGHVQVVKNMVNELTELHYHLLHNVQDMKYKQLFMMAANNLLDYRRKTNLPEEVSDVELALHALYGHLMLRLQKKEINSQTTMAMETFSRMLAYLALRYKEVEENEEMI, encoded by the coding sequence ATGTTGATAGCACGCGAGAAGAGAAAGAGCAATGTGGCTGAATATATCCTGTATATGTGGCAGGTGGAGGATATGTTGAGGGCGATGCAAATGGATATCGAGCTAGTAAACCGAAACGTGGTGAGCCAGTTTGGGGGAGATGATGCGGCACGAAAAGAGATCAGTGATTGGTATGACAACCTGATCGAGATGATGAAGAAAGAGGAGGTGGTGAAGAGCGGGCATGTACAGGTGGTGAAGAATATGGTGAACGAGTTGACGGAATTGCATTACCATTTGCTCCATAACGTGCAGGATATGAAGTATAAGCAGTTGTTTATGATGGCTGCAAATAATTTGTTGGATTACCGTCGGAAGACGAACCTGCCGGAAGAGGTTTCCGACGTGGAACTGGCGCTTCATGCTCTTTATGGACATTTGATGTTGCGATTACAGAAAAAAGAGATAAATTCGCAAACAACAATGGCAATGGAAACGTTTAGCCGGATGCTAGCTTACTTGGCACTTCGGTACAAGGAAGTAGAAGAGAACGAGGAGATGATATGA
- a CDS encoding RNA-binding S4 domain-containing protein — MEKVRIDKWLWAVRIFKTRSLAAEECGKGHVSIGDAHVKASREVKVGDVVKVRVPPIEREYMVKQVTDKRMSAQLAVDFVEEITPQEKLDILRGVFMQFESRDRGSGRPTKRDRRLIDKLKEL, encoded by the coding sequence GTGGAGAAGGTTAGAATAGATAAATGGTTGTGGGCGGTTCGAATTTTCAAAACCCGCTCGTTAGCTGCGGAAGAATGTGGTAAAGGTCACGTCTCTATCGGGGATGCCCACGTGAAGGCATCCCGGGAGGTGAAGGTCGGGGATGTAGTGAAAGTACGGGTCCCGCCAATAGAACGGGAGTACATGGTGAAACAAGTTACCGATAAGCGGATGTCTGCCCAGTTGGCTGTTGATTTCGTGGAAGAGATCACCCCGCAGGAAAAGCTCGATATTCTCCGGGGAGTTTTCATGCAATTTGAAAGTCGAGATCGTGGTTCCGGACGTCCCACGAAACGGGATCGGCGGTTGATAGATAAACTCAAAGAATTGTAA
- the pth gene encoding aminoacyl-tRNA hydrolase, producing MKYLIVGLGNIGPEYQNTRHNIGFKVLDAFAKASNTVFEDMRYGAVATVKLKGRTLILLKPNTYMNLSGKAVSYWMQKEKIELSNLFVVVDDLALPFGTIRLRGKGSDGGHNGLKNINQLLGTQDYARLRFGIGNEFPKGKQVDYVLGEWSPEEEERLPVMLKHCGEVIENFIFIGVDKTMSLCNNLRF from the coding sequence ATGAAATATCTTATTGTGGGATTGGGCAACATAGGTCCCGAGTACCAGAATACACGACATAACATCGGATTTAAAGTATTGGACGCCTTTGCAAAGGCGTCCAATACTGTTTTTGAAGATATGCGTTACGGTGCGGTTGCCACAGTGAAATTGAAGGGACGTACACTGATTTTGTTGAAACCGAATACGTACATGAACCTTAGCGGTAAGGCTGTCAGTTATTGGATGCAAAAAGAGAAGATCGAGTTGTCGAATCTTTTCGTGGTGGTGGATGATCTGGCGTTACCTTTCGGGACAATCCGCTTGAGGGGCAAGGGAAGTGACGGGGGGCACAATGGTTTGAAGAATATTAATCAATTGTTGGGAACACAAGATTATGCCCGTTTGCGTTTCGGTATCGGAAACGAGTTCCCCAAGGGGAAGCAGGTGGATTACGTGTTGGGAGAGTGGTCGCCGGAGGAAGAGGAACGTTTACCCGTCATGTTAAAGCATTGCGGGGAGGTGATTGAGAATTTTATTTTTATCGGGGTTGATAAAACGATGAGCCTGTGTAATAATTTACGATTTTAG
- a CDS encoding 50S ribosomal protein L25/general stress protein Ctc translates to MQVFDLKGEVRNDLGKKATKAVRREEKVPCVLYGGGENVHFAVLDKDLKKLLYTPKVYLVNLDLDGKSYSAVMRDIQFHPVTDKVLHIDFYQTAEDKPVAMEIPVRVTGHAVGVQAGGKLAIVSRKLKVKALPKDMPDEVVLDVTSLGVGKSIKVQDIHVEGVEILNAKSVVVAQVKLTRAARAAQNAQ, encoded by the coding sequence ATGCAAGTATTTGATTTAAAAGGAGAAGTAAGAAACGATTTAGGTAAAAAAGCTACCAAGGCTGTAAGAAGAGAAGAGAAAGTTCCGTGTGTTCTTTATGGTGGAGGGGAAAATGTTCACTTTGCAGTTCTTGATAAAGATTTGAAGAAACTTCTTTATACTCCTAAGGTATATTTGGTAAATTTAGACCTTGATGGAAAATCTTACAGCGCCGTGATGAGAGATATTCAATTCCACCCGGTAACGGATAAGGTTTTACATATTGATTTTTATCAGACTGCAGAAGATAAGCCAGTTGCTATGGAAATTCCTGTTCGGGTAACCGGACACGCTGTCGGAGTACAAGCCGGAGGTAAGTTGGCTATCGTTTCTCGTAAATTGAAAGTAAAAGCTCTTCCGAAGGATATGCCGGATGAAGTTGTTCTTGACGTAACTTCTTTGGGCGTAGGTAAGTCTATCAAAGTACAAGATATTCACGTGGAAGGTGTTGAGATATTGAATGCTAAGAGCGTTGTGGTTGCTCAAGTTAAATTGACAAGAGCTGCAAGAGCTGCGCAGAATGCTCAATAA
- a CDS encoding DUF6169 family protein, translated as MILNLQLPYHIVLTDDLTYKFITQSGVVYAAYFIDISETFGADHVYSFSFDAAGKTVNDGRVRHTIVKILSDFFQVNHNSLIVVCETCDKKENARFRLFEKWYDQTGKHDIEKVDASVDHADYNFRSSLLLSKEHPCYEEIKSIYDEWVKSEMEK; from the coding sequence GTGATATTAAATTTGCAACTCCCGTATCATATCGTTCTGACAGATGATCTGACATATAAATTTATAACACAAAGCGGTGTTGTTTATGCCGCTTATTTTATTGACATTAGTGAAACTTTCGGGGCTGATCATGTTTATTCCTTTTCTTTTGATGCCGCAGGGAAAACAGTGAATGATGGGAGGGTTCGTCACACCATTGTTAAGATATTAAGTGATTTTTTTCAAGTAAATCATAATTCGCTTATTGTTGTTTGTGAGACTTGTGATAAAAAGGAAAATGCCCGATTCCGATTATTTGAAAAGTGGTATGACCAAACTGGTAAGCATGATATTGAAAAAGTCGACGCCTCGGTGGATCATGCGGATTATAATTTCCGGTCTTCTCTTTTGCTTTCCAAAGAACATCCTTGTTACGAGGAAATCAAGAGCATATATGATGAGTGGGTTAAAAGTGAGATGGAGAAATGA
- a CDS encoding DUF362 domain-containing protein — MAYVISDDCISCGACESECPVGAISMGDDHYQINADECISCGACAGTCPVGAPKEA; from the coding sequence ATGGCTTACGTAATATCTGATGATTGTATTTCTTGTGGAGCATGTGAATCAGAATGCCCGGTAGGAGCAATCTCTATGGGTGATGATCACTATCAAATCAATGCTGATGAATGTATCTCATGCGGGGCTTGTGCTGGTACTTGTCCTGTTGGAGCTCCGAAAGAAGCTTAA
- a CDS encoding 5-formyltetrahydrofolate cyclo-ligase: MDKKELRKQIKVLKNQYSLEQKIEMSRPLWEELEQTDFFKEARTVLLYWSMDDEVFTHDYVCKWAGEKTILLPCVKGDVLELRVFKGMESLQPGEAFGILEPVGELYTDYDAIDLIVVPGVAFDHRGNRLGRGRGYYDKILKETRVARKVGICFGFQFVEEVPVDELDVRMDLVIHGMV; this comes from the coding sequence ATGGATAAAAAAGAATTGCGAAAACAGATTAAAGTTTTGAAAAACCAGTATTCACTGGAGCAAAAGATAGAAATGTCTCGTCCCTTGTGGGAGGAGCTGGAACAAACGGATTTTTTTAAAGAGGCTCGAACCGTGTTGCTCTACTGGTCTATGGACGACGAGGTGTTCACGCATGATTATGTTTGCAAGTGGGCAGGAGAGAAGACCATCCTGTTGCCTTGCGTGAAGGGGGATGTGTTGGAATTGCGGGTGTTTAAGGGGATGGAGTCTCTGCAACCGGGAGAGGCTTTTGGTATACTGGAACCTGTCGGCGAGTTGTATACGGATTATGATGCAATAGATTTGATCGTGGTGCCGGGCGTGGCTTTTGATCACCGCGGGAATCGTTTGGGACGAGGACGCGGGTATTATGACAAAATTTTAAAAGAGACGCGGGTTGCCCGGAAGGTGGGGATTTGTTTCGGTTTCCAGTTCGTGGAAGAGGTGCCTGTTGATGAGTTGGACGTGCGGATGGATCTCGTGATCCATGGGATGGTGTAG
- a CDS encoding NAD+ synthase, with the protein MKIAIPQINYHIGDISKNRDLIIAAIKKAKTMKAELVLFPEHAICGAYPQDLLEKEHFVNECRVNIEKIAEQCHNIAALVGGPNLDLEDGILMNAMFFMYDGEVRGGVNKTILSDYDVFDESRYFIPGESNTPLHYKNQNIRVIFDEYESNMIEKTDSFIVHVGSTPFTTESFAYRKESLSYIAHKQKCPLISLNHVGANASLIFDGNSFVVNSKGISTYKLAAFKEDFMIIDTERLLNAPALKEKGPDRIALIHDALILGIKDFFHKNGFSKAVLGLSGGIDSALVAALATEALGKENVLGILMPSRFSTDHSVTDAVDLARNLGISHETLPIKEIYDSFITTLKPVFKDTPFNVAEENLQARIRGSLVMAISNKFGNILLNTSNKSEAAVGYGTLYGDLCGSLSVLGDVYKTDVYKLSRYMNRNGELIPENTLTKAPSAELRPGQKDQDSLPDYDTLDAILKLYLEENSSKQEIIAKGFAPEVVEKTLTLVNRNEYKRAQCPPILKVSKKAFGSGRRVPLVAKL; encoded by the coding sequence ATGAAAATAGCGATACCTCAAATCAACTACCACATCGGAGATATTTCCAAAAACAGGGATCTTATTATTGCTGCCATAAAAAAGGCAAAGACCATGAAGGCTGAACTTGTTCTATTTCCGGAACATGCCATCTGTGGTGCTTACCCGCAAGATCTTTTAGAGAAAGAACATTTCGTGAACGAATGTCGTGTCAACATTGAAAAAATTGCAGAACAATGTCATAACATCGCGGCATTAGTAGGCGGCCCGAACCTGGATCTGGAAGACGGTATACTGATGAACGCCATGTTCTTCATGTATGACGGGGAAGTACGAGGCGGGGTCAACAAAACCATCTTGAGTGATTACGACGTCTTCGACGAAAGCCGGTATTTCATCCCGGGGGAATCCAACACCCCCCTGCACTACAAGAATCAGAACATCCGAGTAATCTTCGACGAATACGAATCCAACATGATCGAGAAAACCGACTCGTTCATCGTGCATGTCGGCTCAACACCCTTCACCACGGAGAGCTTCGCTTATCGAAAAGAAAGTCTGTCATACATCGCCCACAAACAGAAATGCCCGCTCATATCGCTCAATCACGTGGGAGCGAACGCATCCTTGATATTTGACGGAAACTCTTTCGTGGTCAATAGCAAAGGAATTTCCACGTACAAATTAGCCGCGTTCAAAGAAGACTTCATGATCATCGACACGGAAAGACTGCTTAACGCCCCGGCTCTCAAAGAAAAAGGACCGGACCGCATAGCCCTTATCCACGATGCTCTCATTCTAGGAATAAAAGATTTCTTCCACAAAAACGGATTTTCGAAAGCCGTACTCGGGCTTTCCGGGGGAATTGATTCTGCCCTTGTTGCCGCGTTGGCAACAGAAGCCCTTGGAAAAGAAAACGTGCTGGGCATACTGATGCCTTCCCGATTTTCAACCGACCACTCGGTCACGGACGCCGTCGACCTGGCAAGAAATTTGGGAATCTCCCACGAAACCTTGCCCATAAAAGAGATATACGATAGCTTTATTACCACGCTAAAACCCGTCTTCAAGGACACCCCCTTCAACGTGGCCGAAGAAAACCTGCAAGCTCGTATCCGCGGATCGCTTGTTATGGCGATCTCCAACAAATTCGGGAACATCCTTCTAAACACGTCCAACAAAAGCGAGGCTGCCGTGGGATACGGCACCTTATACGGCGACCTGTGCGGATCGCTTTCCGTGCTGGGAGACGTGTACAAAACCGACGTGTACAAACTATCCCGTTACATGAACCGCAACGGGGAATTGATCCCGGAAAATACCCTCACGAAAGCCCCCTCTGCCGAACTGCGGCCCGGGCAAAAAGACCAGGACTCCCTGCCGGATTACGACACGCTGGATGCTATCTTGAAATTATATCTTGAAGAAAACAGTTCCAAGCAAGAAATCATCGCGAAAGGATTTGCCCCCGAAGTCGTTGAAAAAACGCTCACCCTGGTCAATCGTAACGAATACAAACGGGCCCAATGTCCACCGATACTGAAAGTCAGTAAAAAAGCATTCGGTAGCGGACGCCGAGTGCCACTCGTAGCCAAATTATAA
- a CDS encoding Crp/Fnr family transcriptional regulator, with protein sequence MRTIKDKELHEKYCNICIDSPNSLFANLDESSKSIIRQTSICKMYRKGDLIYEEGNKPFGLICLITGKAKIAKKGIAGREQIVRMAKPVGFIGYRAFFAEEMHIASAEALEDSIVCIMKTELIFGIVRSNSDVAMNVIRALATDLGFSNRRTVTLTQKHIRGRLAEALLVLKDTYGFEDDNKTLKICLSREDMANLSNMTTSNAIRTLSNFASEGILELSGKQIKITNMEALEKVSDMG encoded by the coding sequence ATGAGAACGATAAAAGACAAAGAATTACACGAAAAATATTGCAACATTTGCATTGACAGTCCCAACTCCCTTTTTGCCAACCTGGACGAAAGCAGCAAAAGCATCATTCGTCAAACCAGCATTTGCAAGATGTACCGAAAAGGGGACTTGATTTACGAAGAAGGGAATAAACCGTTCGGGTTAATTTGTCTGATTACCGGAAAAGCTAAAATCGCCAAGAAAGGCATCGCGGGACGGGAACAAATCGTGCGCATGGCAAAACCCGTCGGGTTCATCGGTTACCGGGCCTTCTTTGCCGAAGAAATGCACATCGCATCGGCCGAAGCCTTGGAAGACTCCATCGTCTGCATCATGAAAACCGAACTCATTTTCGGTATCGTACGCAGCAACTCGGATGTTGCCATGAACGTGATCCGGGCATTAGCCACCGACCTGGGTTTCTCGAACCGCCGAACCGTCACGCTCACGCAAAAACACATTCGCGGGCGCCTGGCCGAAGCTTTGCTTGTACTGAAAGACACGTACGGGTTCGAAGATGATAACAAAACACTGAAAATTTGCCTTTCCCGGGAAGATATGGCCAATCTCTCGAACATGACCACGTCCAACGCCATCCGCACGCTATCCAACTTCGCCTCGGAAGGTATACTGGAACTTTCCGGCAAGCAAATCAAGATCACAAACATGGAAGCGTTGGAAAAAGTAAGTGATATGGGATGA
- a CDS encoding regulatory protein RecX: protein MDAKKALNIVAGQCSKKEYCSFDVLKKLQRWELEEKDIAAVMEFLVKNHFLDDARFAEAYARDKHRFNRWGKLKIMQMLRQKRVPERLIEQALSALPDEENDTTCLALLKQKNRGLKEEDPYKRKAKLFRFALSRGFDYETISRCIDQLQD from the coding sequence GTGGATGCGAAAAAAGCGTTGAATATAGTTGCCGGGCAGTGTAGTAAAAAGGAGTATTGTAGTTTTGATGTACTTAAGAAGTTACAACGCTGGGAGTTGGAGGAGAAAGATATTGCCGCGGTCATGGAGTTTTTGGTGAAGAATCATTTTTTGGATGATGCCCGTTTTGCCGAGGCGTATGCCCGGGATAAGCATCGTTTTAATCGTTGGGGGAAGTTGAAGATCATGCAGATGCTCCGCCAGAAGCGTGTGCCGGAACGGCTGATCGAACAGGCTTTGTCGGCTCTGCCCGATGAGGAAAACGATACGACGTGTCTGGCGTTGTTGAAACAAAAGAACCGGGGTTTGAAGGAGGAAGACCCGTATAAACGAAAAGCAAAGCTTTTTCGCTTTGCCTTGAGTCGTGGCTTTGATTATGAAACCATTAGCCGGTGTATCGATCAATTACAAGATTGA
- the prmC gene encoding peptide chain release factor N(5)-glutamine methyltransferase, with product MNTMFDLQQYALQELKDAYTEHEIKVLCSLAFCHLLHCTNIEIHLKKHEFLEKSFIDKFVQVVEELKTDKPIQYILGETEFAGIDFQLNSETLIPRPETEELVMWIVESGVRPGARVLDIGTGSGCIIVSLGKLLKGGRFYGVDISPEAVRQAADNARRNGVEVDFEVRDILHYGEWEWPGFDVIVSNPPYVRESEREFMHDRVLNYEPSRALFVPDADPLMFYRKIAEFGRDHLNEGGALFFEINEALGKETVELLQKMGYEEVELRKDINERERMVKARGNFKF from the coding sequence ATGAATACGATGTTTGATTTACAACAATACGCATTACAGGAGCTAAAGGATGCTTATACCGAGCATGAAATAAAAGTTTTATGCTCGCTTGCCTTTTGCCATCTGTTGCATTGTACAAATATAGAAATCCATCTTAAAAAACACGAATTTTTAGAGAAAAGCTTTATCGATAAATTCGTTCAAGTTGTGGAAGAGTTAAAAACGGATAAGCCGATTCAGTATATTTTGGGTGAAACGGAATTTGCCGGTATTGATTTTCAGTTAAATAGCGAAACGTTGATTCCCCGTCCGGAGACGGAAGAGTTGGTGATGTGGATTGTGGAATCGGGAGTACGGCCGGGTGCGAGGGTGCTGGATATAGGTACCGGAAGCGGGTGTATCATCGTGTCTTTGGGAAAGTTGTTGAAAGGGGGAAGGTTTTATGGGGTGGATATTTCCCCGGAGGCCGTGCGTCAAGCTGCCGATAATGCCCGGAGGAATGGCGTGGAGGTGGATTTTGAGGTTCGTGATATATTGCACTACGGTGAATGGGAATGGCCCGGTTTCGACGTGATCGTGAGTAATCCGCCGTATGTAAGGGAGTCGGAGAGGGAGTTTATGCATGATCGGGTGCTGAATTATGAGCCTTCCAGGGCTCTTTTCGTGCCGGATGCCGACCCGTTGATGTTTTACCGGAAGATTGCCGAATTCGGTCGCGATCATTTGAACGAGGGGGGGGCGTTGTTTTTTGAAATCAACGAGGCTTTGGGGAAAGAAACCGTCGAGTTGCTCCAGAAGATGGGGTACGAGGAGGTTGAGTTGCGGAAGGATATTAACGAGCGGGAAAGAATGGTAAAAGCCCGGGGAAATTTTAAATTCTAA